The nucleotide sequence TGTGCACAAACCTTCCCCGATACGTCGTAAGGGTTAAAAAAAGTactaaaaaattatgaaatattaccGAGGTTAATAGCATGTGTTGTAATAATAGAACAatcttttaatattcaaaatgtgTACCAGTTAAAGCCATCAATATCTTGTACATGGTACAACACATGTATGCGCTACTTTTCTTAacgttataacttgtatttttgcattgtacaCGTTATAAAATGtactacatttttgtacatgttatagtgatgttgtatttgtatttcaaatattgaattattttcagCAATTTGTCTATGGTCTTTCCACAATACAAGACCATCCTGTAACTTTGTTTCATTTATCAGCCTTTATAATCTTGATATTGTATTACTGCGCAATATTACTCTTATTAAATATATTGAACGACCTGTTGTGTTTTTATGCAAGGAAAATAACGATTCTTTTTCCCCTTATAAATGTCCATATTTTCCTTCTTATTCTAATAATTCTACATAAACACATAGTATACCACGCACTTAAACGCATGACCAGCTCCACAACAGACGATCACATTATCCCATCCATTCTTAGAACAATCATCCACAACAAAATGGCGGTCCGGTGTCATAGTGTAGAGACATGTCTTAGTGTACATTATAGGTCCTAGGGACTACAAATATTGATCATTTATAAAGATCTAacaatttcaatttgaaaattacaATAAATTCTTCTTTTCGAATCATAAATATACTTATTGTGCTCTTCGTAATATGTAATAACGAACATGATACTGTCCAAAAGCTTTTTCCAAAGTTGAAGTATTCGATACGATACATTGTGgttgtctttttctttatatttacgcATTATTGTACTTCTAGTTCATGAGTTCATATATTCATTTGAACTTCCATGATACTTAAATATGTCGATATCTATATTTTTACATTGCACAGAATCGTGTTTTTCTATTGCTGTTAATATGATGTCtctacactaaatccattggatgtcaGATGTAGACTGATTGATATATTAGTCTTAGATAAATTATTTCTATAATAAGTGgttaatggctttgaactagttgtcaGAAACTGCGAGCACTCTCAGATCTGAACTATATGTCTTTTGTGGTTAGAGATGTATGTataccctgccacgtccggtctgtgttttttgttaaatataattctgatttgtatcggTCTGATACTTAAGCCATttgtaactgatttttatagtttggtcCTGTACTGTAACGCCACTAACTTATGTAATTAATGTATCGTGTAAAGGGAGGGTTAAGCGCATAGAACCATGTTTCACCCCGCTACATGCTTTATGTTCCTATCCAAAGTCAAGGGCCCGTTGTTTCATGCTTGTCATATTTGTTTATcataaattgatttgttttaaattagtCCATTCGTTTTCTTtatcaaattcttaattttttttttgtcatgtcgGGCCCTTTTGACCCTTAAAGACGACTATACGTTATAAATTTTTCTCATTAAGAAAGACCGTACGTTTATAATTGCTTACACTCACTTCATTTTGAACTTGGATTAATAGTTGTTTCATtatcaattataccacatctccttatactTATATTATAAATAACTGATAAATTGACTAGTTTATGGGAAtatttgcaaacatttttttcttaatatcatTAGGCCAATAAAATTGTCTCATCAGGTACACTCgtatatgaagacaatattaccTTTGGTATTGTTCTCTCCAGATGTTTTATGCACGCTTGTTCTCTTGTATTGTCTGGTTCATAATTCCGTGTGTCAACGGAAACAACTGGACCACCAGCGTCTATTCCAATTTTGCTTCCTGAATTCCCATGCATTGGCATCCCATAAAAGTCGTACTTAGGTGAGTGATAAATCCATATCGGGTACCttataataaataagaaaatacaaGATCAAAGGATATTGGCACAACTACTGTCCGATTTAAGATACACATAGCATAAGGTGTGAGAGCAAAATTTTAAAGATAGCCAACAAAAGGATAAATTTCACCACTAAATTTGTACATGCAAAAACGTTTTTGTAAGTCAATTTCTCATCAATTCTTGATTAATTCAATCTACAACAAGAACTCAACTTACgtttatacatttttatactGTTACTTCGTTTTCTGCATGGATCACACTTTGACGTCAAACAGAACGAACGAATCCACAAACAGGCCATAAGACATCAGTGCAATCTCGGCCTATTAATGTTCTcctatattcaaaataaaatatattttcaacctACTTTGCCTTTGTGAAATCCTTTACATTTGGCGTAGCAAAATATGTGACTTGTTCTTGTGTAACATAAACGGGTATATGAACACCAATAGATCCAAGAACATGGTTTATCCAAGCACCAGCAGTGACTATTAGACGACGACACTGAAATACTCCCTTTGGTGTATGTACCTGGAAAGTATAAGTGATATATTTGacaaattatacaaaacaatACGATTTAATTACAACACAAGAGGATCTGCTTTTAATTatacttacattttttttctcaagcaaatataagaaaatttaaaaacttacaCTACTGGATAACATCAAATgcataattgttttaaataaaaaaaaatcatcactgGCAGTTTAACATCTTTTGTTGATTGAGTGATATGTATTTGGTGTATTAATGCAACTTTGAACACTATTGGCTTTTCATGGCGGCTATTTTTTATTTGGGTAAAGGGGTTTCTGATAAAATCTATAGATAAGAAAAGCTCTTCGTCCACACCAAAGTAAAGTGTAGTATTTTTTTCACTGATGAGAAGTCGGTATGTTTTCATGATCCCACTTTCGTCATCATGCATTgcatgatctttttttttattattattaaaacaagTCATGGGTATGTTGTTGAAAATGACAGCATATCAGAATTTTGATAAAGATATGTGGCATTAAATCTCAGCActaaacttaaacttaaaaaaaactaaactgcGAGTTAATTCTAATGGATGCATAGCATTAGAATTAACTCgcagtttagttttttttaaggaaaaaattaaatttaaatcataATTTGGTTAACTgattattaaataaacaaatgtaaataaGAACACTGTTTTGTACAATATGTCTATGCATTGGAATTAATGCTACATGGTTTTAAAGTCAGATTATTATGTATTTCCAGACTTCTAACTCAGCAGTTCAGAAAATGGATTAAAGATTAAAACGTTAAAACGTCTTGTACCTGCAGGTTTCCCTTTGAAATAAAATGCATCGTTTTAAATGTACTAGTTTATTATCCGGTCTTATCAGTTAATTTGATAGCATTACATGATACTAAATGCAATTCAAGCTTTACATATATAAATACTTCAGCAAAAATACAATTGTTCCAATGTATCAACCTTTTGAAAATTAACTAAATAAAAGCCACACAtacaaatgttataaatatacatgtattgtcaaatcGCTAACTACATAATTTTATGTTATTAGTATTAACATACCAGTACTCTTCCATTAGGCAACTTTCCAATTTTCTGGACAGGACAGTTTTCTAAAATAGATGCGTCATTGGCTCTTGCAAGTTGAACATGAACAGAGTTTGCAAGAGCTGCATCTACGAGTCCAGCTATTGGTTGATAAATTGTGTCGTAAGTATCATCTATTTCAAACTGTGGAAATTTAGCTCTCAGTTGGCTTCCCGTTAATCTTtcaaaactgacaaaataaagattaaaaagatatacatgtattgggTAGTGTCTTTGCACAGAGGTTCTTCTTTTATATGATTATAACACAATCTCATCATATAGCAATTCATTTTCTAAGACACATGGTTGTATTTGTAACTTGgagtttaacaccactttcagccctgttgtgttatttctttgcggtggttgtcagtttatttaggTGGAGGAAGCTTGTCCGAACCACCGACCCTCAGTGGAACACTGATAATCCTAACCTATTGATATTAGAATCGAGCAAAACTGCGACAGCAGGATTCGAACTCACTAAATCAATTCGCACAGTCTAAAGATACAGTTATTCATTTCTCAGATTCGGCCATCAAGCTTCCGggaaaataaatacatgtatttggtagTGTCACTGCGGCAAGGTTATTTGTCTTCTTTTATATGATGATAACAACGAAAAAGTTTATGTAACTAAGGTCTCAAAAGTAAGGTTAAAGGTTTCCTTACTCTCTCCAAATACGCACACTtgaattatttgcatatttagataaaaaaaacaacaacaatataaTAATTACTTGTATAAACGTTAATAAATACCTGATATTATTTTCGGCCATTGCTTTAGCATAAGCGTCGATGACATGAGACATTTCGTCTTTCCTGGTAAATTGCACTCCTCCTGTATTGTAGACTAACTGTAGACCGGCTTCCTTCTCTACTGCTTCCCATCTTAGTAAATTCAAAGTAAGTAGGTAAATGAAATGAGAAAAGattgacaccccccccccccaaaaaaaaaaataccaaaaaatacgTGGTTTTCTTCTATACATATCGCTTCCTGGAATTAATGGTCCAGAGTTTAAACCGTGTTGTTGAGTGAACATTTTCTATTACATTGACATTATATACGAGCGTCTTGATAGGGGTTTTAGAATAGAGGATAACGGATCATTACTACAGAAAGCTGGGCCAAAAGATATACAAtagagaaaacaaaagaatagtGCAGAGGCTAAAAGAGAGAGATAATATTCGGGGGAAAGGGGGGAGAGTAGGGGGACCATAACAATTGAGAAATTCTTACCTAAAgataacttaaaaaaattaaaaatccatgatacatataaaaacacatgttactcctatgaaaaaaaatataacccgATGGAAAAATTACTACGTATTATAtactttaacaaacaaaaaaagaatagaaaaattaAGGACCCATTCCAGACCCGCTTATGATTCATCAAACAAACCGAtgtttatcaatatatattaaaaaaaaatagaatgtaCTCCATTTCCCTTTTTGACAGCTTTTCCAATTCTGATCCCTAAtttgatgaagaaaaaacaatTCTGGTCaggcagatgacaaaaaaaaatatgaaaaatattatgATTACAATTTCCCCCCTCCCCCgtacattttactgtaaaaaaaatagtcTAATTGATCGCGTCAAGAAACTAAATAAATGTGTAACTAAGAACCCTCTCCCGCCCCTCTCTCTTTAACGTTAAACGGTTGCTCTATTACTCAAATTAACATGCATGTATATTTTGCGCATACCAATTATGT is from Mytilus galloprovincialis chromosome 6, xbMytGall1.hap1.1, whole genome shotgun sequence and encodes:
- the LOC143079863 gene encoding monomeric sarcosine oxidase-like, with protein sequence MDGRRYFEYIVVGCGGVGSGTLYWLSKKAGIDVLGLEQFELGHHNGGSQDHSRIIRLAYHDNRYTKLTPDTYKAWEAVEKEAGLQLVYNTGGVQFTRKDEMSHVIDAYAKAMAENNISFERLTGSQLRAKFPQFEIDDTYDTIYQPIAGLVDAALANSVHVQLARANDASILENCPVQKIGKLPNGRVLVHTPKGVFQCRRLIVTAGAWINHVLGSIGVHIPVYVTQEQVTYFATPNVKDFTKAKYPIWIYHSPKYDFYGMPMHGNSGSKIGIDAGGPVVSVDTRNYEPDNTREQACIKHLERTIPKSLGPIMYTKTCLYTMTPDRHFVVDDCSKNGWDNVIVCCGAGHAFKFASLLGKILSEMAIDGKTNYDISKFNIDREAITNPDWTPTLYMGTGGKVLTKQSSTSKL